The following proteins come from a genomic window of Lolium rigidum isolate FL_2022 chromosome 5, APGP_CSIRO_Lrig_0.1, whole genome shotgun sequence:
- the LOC124656262 gene encoding putative disease resistance protein RGA3, producing MAVVLDAFASYIKNMLAEMAREEVGMLLGVPGEIDKMGSRLGDLKNFLADADRRNITDQSVRGWVKELKGIMYQATNILDLCQLKAMERAPFTADMGCFNPLLFCMRNPLFAHNIGTRIRMLNQRLDDICKRGDKFNFINLGFYEDHNYRLTSRQAANRETTGENVQSGVVGEKIKEDTRELVEMLIEKKGSNNRGSSNVMVVAIVGVGGIGKTTLAREIFNHDTIKEMFDKTIWLSVNQDTDKVELLRTAITLAGGDHRGEKAMTVLQPRLAAALRGKKLFLVMDDVWNHGVWEDLLEAPMVNAVARGSRVIITTRHDTVARGMKALLPYHHVDKLEASDAWSLLKKQVPTILLS from the coding sequence ATGGCGGTGGTCCTGGATGCTTTCGCATCCTACATCAAGAATATGCTCGCGGAGATGGCAAGAGAAGAGGTGGGCATGCTGCTTGGAGTCCCTGGCGAGATTGATAAGATGGGCTCTAGGCTTGGCGACCTCAAAAACTTCCTTGCCGATGCTGATAGAAGAAACATCACCGACCAGAGCGTGCGTGGGTGGGTGAAGGAGCTCAAGGGCATCATGTACCAGGCCACTAACATCCTCGACCTATGTCAGCTCAAGGCCATGGAGAGGGCTCCGTTCACAGCTGACATGGGGTGCTTCAACCCCTTGCTCTTCTGTATGCGGAATCCCCTCTTCGCCCACAACATTGGCACCCGCATCAGGATGCTCAACCAGAGACTGGATGACATCTGCAAGAGGGGTGACAAATTCAACTTCATCAACCTTGGTTTCTACGAGGACCATAATTACAGGTTGACCTCTCGCCAAGCTGCCAACCGAGAGACAACAGGAGAGAATGTACAGTCAGGTGTGGTCGGGGAGAAGATCAAAGAAGACACAAGAGAGCTGGTCGAGATGCTAATTGAAAAAAAAGGTAGTAACAACAGGGGCAGCAGCAATGTCATGGTGGTCGCCATCGTGGGTGTGGGTGGGATCGGAAAGACAACCCTTGCTCGGGAGATATTTAACCACGACACTATAAAGGAGATGTTTGACAAGACTATATGGTTGAGCGTCAACCAGGACACCGACAAGGTTGAGCTGCTCAGGACAGCCATCACCCTTGCTGGGGGTGACCACCGTGGTGAAAAAGCAATGACTGTTCTTCAGCCAAGACTTGCGGCTGCCTTGAGAGGCAAGAAGCTGTTCCTGGTGATGGATGATGTGTGGAACCATGGAGTATGGGAGGATTTGCTTGAAGCACCCATGGTTAATGCCGTAGCTCGAGGTAGTCGAGTCATCATCACTACCAGACATGACACGGTTGCCAGAGGGATGAAAGCCTTGCTGCCCTACCATCATGTTGACAAACTAGAGGCCAGTGATGCTTGGTCATTGCTCAAGAAACAGGTTCCAACTATCCTTCTGTCTTAA